A single genomic interval of Terriglobus albidus harbors:
- the purF gene encoding amidophosphoribosyltransferase — translation MNHVQPDEIELDATPFDKLREECGVMAVYGHPEAARMTYWGLYSLQHRGQESGGIATSNGEDIIDVKGMGLVSEIFTDDVLQKLPGQMAIGHTRYSTTGDSALLNAQPIRVESTKGLIAIAHNGNLVNLGTAKERLERDGAVFQTTSDTEIIVQLIAHSAETTLVDCIADSLSQVDGAFSIVMMTRNRIFAARDPRGFRPLCMGRIPGVDGKPDTFVFASETCALDLLHAKYERDVQPGELVMVSEDGVTSRYFNTTTKQASCIFEHVYFARPDSKVFGRWVQKSREEMGRQLARESAVEADLVVPVPDSGVTAAIGYSAESGIPFNFGLIRNHYVGRTFIEPTQRVRDFGVRMKLNPSRALLEGKRIILIDDSIIRGTTSRKIVRMCRAAGAKEVHMRISCPPTISPCFYGVDTPSTKELIAANNTIEEIRQFIEADSLAYLSLGGVLKACGAYEPHGNSFCTACYTGNYPTQWVDVDEILPAVAVKV, via the coding sequence ATGAATCACGTGCAGCCGGACGAGATCGAACTCGACGCCACTCCCTTTGACAAGCTGCGCGAAGAGTGCGGCGTGATGGCGGTGTACGGCCACCCTGAGGCCGCCCGTATGACCTACTGGGGCCTGTACTCGCTGCAGCACCGCGGACAGGAGTCGGGCGGTATCGCCACTTCGAACGGCGAAGACATCATTGACGTCAAAGGCATGGGTCTGGTCTCGGAGATCTTCACCGACGACGTCCTGCAGAAGCTTCCCGGGCAGATGGCCATCGGCCACACCCGCTACTCCACGACCGGCGACTCGGCGCTGCTGAACGCGCAGCCGATTCGGGTGGAGTCGACCAAGGGCCTGATCGCGATTGCGCACAACGGCAACCTGGTAAACCTGGGTACCGCCAAGGAGCGCCTGGAGCGCGATGGAGCGGTCTTCCAGACCACCAGCGATACCGAGATCATTGTGCAGTTGATCGCGCACTCCGCAGAGACGACGCTGGTCGATTGCATCGCCGACTCGCTCTCGCAGGTCGACGGCGCTTTCTCCATCGTGATGATGACGCGCAACCGCATCTTCGCTGCGCGCGATCCTCGCGGCTTCCGGCCGCTGTGCATGGGACGTATCCCGGGCGTCGACGGCAAGCCGGACACCTTCGTCTTCGCCTCGGAGACCTGTGCCCTCGACCTGCTGCATGCGAAGTACGAGCGCGATGTGCAGCCGGGCGAGCTGGTCATGGTCTCGGAAGACGGCGTCACCTCGCGCTACTTCAACACCACCACCAAGCAGGCAAGCTGCATCTTTGAGCACGTTTACTTCGCCCGGCCTGATTCGAAGGTCTTCGGCCGTTGGGTGCAGAAGAGCCGTGAAGAAATGGGCCGTCAGCTCGCGCGCGAGTCGGCTGTCGAAGCCGACCTGGTGGTTCCGGTTCCGGATTCCGGCGTGACCGCCGCCATCGGCTACTCCGCCGAATCAGGGATTCCGTTCAACTTCGGTCTGATTCGCAACCACTACGTGGGCCGCACCTTCATTGAGCCGACACAGCGGGTGCGTGACTTCGGTGTGCGCATGAAGTTGAATCCGTCGCGGGCGTTGCTGGAAGGCAAACGCATCATCCTGATTGATGATTCGATCATTCGCGGAACGACGAGCCGTAAGATCGTGCGTATGTGTCGCGCTGCCGGAGCCAAGGAGGTGCACATGCGCATCTCCTGTCCGCCGACGATTTCGCCTTGTTTCTACGGTGTCGATACACCCAGCACCAAGGAGCTGATCGCCGCCAATAACACCATCGAAGAGATCCGTCAGTTCATCGAGGCTGACTCACTTGCGTATCTGTCGCTTGGTGGGGTGTTGAAGGCTTGTGGGGCGTATGAGCCGCATGGCAACAGCTTCTGCACCGCGTGCTATACGGGGAACTATCCGACGCAATGGGTGGATGTGGATGAGATTCTGCCGGCGGTGGCGGTGAAAGTTTAG
- a CDS encoding Rid family hydrolase: MKRAIAALLLSGTVFAQQGVVVKRLGAPDVKIEPAIWVGDMLYVCGVMGTPDEPGTPPVFHQNTEQQTLGAFRNIEKVLKEQGLGLGDIVQMQVFLAPDPKTGVMDLDGMNRAYQSRFGTKEQPNKPVRATVQVSRLVVPTGLIEVMVVAARPKK, encoded by the coding sequence ATGAAACGAGCCATCGCCGCGCTCCTGCTCTCCGGCACCGTCTTCGCCCAGCAGGGTGTGGTGGTCAAGCGCCTCGGCGCTCCGGATGTAAAGATCGAGCCGGCAATCTGGGTTGGCGACATGCTGTATGTCTGCGGCGTGATGGGAACTCCGGATGAGCCGGGGACACCTCCGGTCTTTCACCAGAACACAGAGCAGCAGACGCTCGGCGCCTTCCGCAACATCGAGAAGGTGCTCAAGGAACAGGGCCTCGGCCTCGGTGATATTGTGCAGATGCAGGTCTTCCTCGCACCCGATCCAAAGACCGGCGTCATGGACCTGGACGGCATGAACCGCGCCTACCAGTCACGCTTCGGCACGAAAGAACAACCCAACAAACCCGTCCGCGCTACAGTCCAGGTCAGCCGCCTGGTAGTCCCCACAGGCTTGATCGAAGTCATGGTCGTAGCCGCCCGCCCGAAGAAGTAA